ATCGCCGTGACGACCCCCGAAAATCTGCGGTCGCGATAGGCATCGACCTCGAGCGAAACTCCACGACCGAGAGTGACCGTCGGAACATCGGCCTCTGCGACCTGTATTTGTATCTTGATCGGGTTTGTTCTAAGCAAGGTAGCTAGAACCGTTGCAGTCGAAACAAATTCACCTACAGCTACCTGGCGCTCGCTTATAAAACCTGGAAACGGTGCCTTGATGACAGTGTCGGCCACGGCCTGTTCGGCGATCTGTACGCTTGTGCGTGCTGCTTCAACAGATGCTTCGGCGCTTCGAATCTGTTGATTCGATTGACGCGCGGTATTAACAGCAGCATCAAGCTGTTCCTTAGCAGAATTCGCACGCGCCCGCGCCGTGTCGCGCATAAGCCGATACTGTTCGTAGGTGATCATCGCGACGTCGCCGCTTTCGACCAATTCGCGATATCTTCGTTCATTCGTTTCGGCCTGCCGAAGTTCGGCTTGCAGCAGTTCGTAGTTCGCATTCGCTGCCCTGACCTCCGGGATAGCCGAAGCATTGAACGAGGCACTCGGTGAAAGGCCCAGCCGAGCTTCTGCTTGCCTTACAGCAGCGACTGCCTGCTTTACACTTGCCTGAGCAGCCGCGAGTTGGAGTCTCGCGTCGCGGTCGTCGATCTTTGCGATAACGGTCCCGGTCGAAACGAACTGGCCGACATTGACAGCGATGTTTGAAACCTTTCCGGCAACTTTTGGGGCTATATTTGAAACCTCGTCCGCGACCAGACTGCCTGTGGCCTGAATAAATGCTGGCACCTGCCGAGCCTCAACCTTCGCCACAGTGACCGTAACCGGAGCTTCTGCGTTAGTGCTGTTCGAGTTCGAAACAGGCACCTCAGCGGATTTTGTGGTTCCGCACCCGGTTGCGATAAACCCGACAGCGACTGCCCCAAGCGATAAGAGGCAGGCACGAAAAGGCGATTTGATTCCTCGTAACATAGAGTTCAAAATATAAATTCAATTTTATACTACGAGTCGTCGTGCGTTAAGGTTGCTATTGTAAATTTTTGTAAATGCTATAGTTACGTTTCGCCCGATAACGCCGATCGGATTTGCACAATTCGCAATTTTTGATTAAAGATTGAGAAAAACTGACTTTCAGGGGTAATCGATGATCGAAGAAATCTCAGCTACACGATTGAAGGAACGAATGGATGCGGGCGAGGATCTGCAATTGATTGACGTACGTCAGCCCGACGAATTTGCGTTTGCCAGAATAGCCGGTTCGAAACTCATACCACTTGGGGACATTTTAAGCCGGATCTCAGAACTCGACCCAACCCGAGAGGTCATAATTCATTGCAAGATGGGCGCACGAAGTGCACGAGCGATCGAAGCTCTGAAGGCGGCCGGATTTACTGGTGAAATGAAGAACTTGCGTGGCGGCATAACCGCGTGGTCGAATGAGGTTGATCCGAAGGTCCCAAAGTATTGATTTGATCTTCGCTCAGTTCGGTACTATTTTCCGGTAGCGGTTTCGTCGATACCTTCAGAGCGCAGGTTGTCACTGACGTCCGTTATTGACATCCCCTCGGTAGCATACGTCCTACATGCGATCACCGCCTTCGACTTTTCGCCGTTTCTGACCCAAACCTGGCAGTTGAGGCAGTCACCATTCCAGCAAAGATCCGCATGCGAGACGAACTCCATATCAAGATACTGCAGACACCGAAGTATCGTGTTTCTGTCTGGAACTCTTTCGACCGAACCGCATATTTCAACGTCGATCAAACGGTCATACGGCTCAAACATTTCATCGTTCTGCATAGATTCCGTCACGAAATTTGCACAAAAATTGCGGAACTTGGAACTTGAAGCTAACTTCGGTAGACTAGTTTATCGAAAGGAGCCGAGATCGACAATGTCTTTAGTAATTTATGTAAAACCGGGTTGTCCTTATTGCCAGCAAGCCCGCGACCATTACAATTCATTGGGTGTTGAATTCACCGAGTATGACGCTCAAAACGACATTGCCCGACAGCGAGAGATGCTCGAGATATCGGGCGGCGATCTCGTAGTTCCGTGTATTGTCGAAAATGGAGAATATGTTGCTTCTGGGTGGGGCGATCCGCCTCGCGGCTGAACGATCGTGCCTTCCTGATCGGCAGTTTGCCGGTTAACGCACATTC
The DNA window shown above is from Chloracidobacterium sp. and carries:
- a CDS encoding efflux RND transporter periplasmic adaptor subunit, whose protein sequence is MLRGIKSPFRACLLSLGAVAVGFIATGCGTTKSAEVPVSNSNSTNAEAPVTVTVAKVEARQVPAFIQATGSLVADEVSNIAPKVAGKVSNIAVNVGQFVSTGTVIAKIDDRDARLQLAAAQASVKQAVAAVRQAEARLGLSPSASFNASAIPEVRAANANYELLQAELRQAETNERRYRELVESGDVAMITYEQYRLMRDTARARANSAKEQLDAAVNTARQSNQQIRSAEASVEAARTSVQIAEQAVADTVIKAPFPGFISERQVAVGEFVSTATVLATLLRTNPIKIQIQVAEADVPTVTLGRGVSLEVDAYRDRRFSGVVTAINPAIDAASRAAIVEASIENSDNSLRPGMFATARINKDGGTTGTFVPKAAVFNHQPTQSYRAFVIVDGVAKLRVIQLGTEEGDSVQILSGLNADETVATSNLDLLFEGARVSS
- a CDS encoding glutaredoxin yields the protein MSLVIYVKPGCPYCQQARDHYNSLGVEFTEYDAQNDIARQREMLEISGGDLVVPCIVENGEYVASGWGDPPRG